One window of Lacerta agilis isolate rLacAgi1 chromosome 14, rLacAgi1.pri, whole genome shotgun sequence genomic DNA carries:
- the ABHD4 gene encoding LOW QUALITY PROTEIN: (Lyso)-N-acylphosphatidylethanolamine lipase (The sequence of the model RefSeq protein was modified relative to this genomic sequence to represent the inferred CDS: inserted 1 base in 1 codon) has protein sequence MEEDLEQSTQGWLGGWLPAWRPTSMSHLKNVEARILQCLQNRFVARYISLPNHAKIWTISLSPERGKGRTPLVMVHGFGGGIGLWILNLDSLSQRRPLHAFDLLGFGRSSRPPFPRDAQGAEEEFVNSIEAWRREMGIPSMILLGHSLGGFLAASYSLQYPERVKHLILVDPWGFPMRPSDPAQIRAPPTWVKAVATVLGRSNPLAVLRAAGPWGPGLVQRFRPDFKQKFADFFDDDTISEYIYHCNAQTPSGEAGFKAMSEAFGWARRPMLERIHLVRRDLPITLIYGANSWIDTSTGEKVKSLRPGSYVCDMAIPGASHHXYADQPHAFNAAVAEICDSVD, from the exons ATGGAGGAAGACCTTGAGCAGTC GACCCAAGGCTGGCTAGGGGGCTGGCTGCCTGCCTGGCGTCCCACCTCCATGTCCCACCTCAAGAACGTGGAAGCTCGGATCCTGCAGT GCCTCCAGAACCGATTTGTGGCCCGATACATCTCCCTCCCAAACCATGCCAAGATCTGGACCATATCACTGTCTCCGGAACGGGGCAAGGGACGCACCCCCCTGGTGATGGTGCATGGTTTTGGTGGGGGCATCGGACTCTGGATCCTCAACCTAGACTCGCTGAGCCAACGTCGCCCTCTCCACGCCTTTGACCTCCTGGGGTTCGGCCGCAGTTCCCGGCCCCCCTTTCCCCGGGATGCCCAGGGGGCCGAAGAGGAGTTTGTGAACTCCATTGAGGCCTGGCGTCGGGAGATGGGCATCCCCAGCATGATCCTGCTCGGCCATAGTCTTGGTGGCTTCCTGGCAGCCTCCTACAGCTTGCAGTATCCAGAGAG GGTGAAACATCTGATCCTCGTGGACCCCTGGGGCTTCCCCATGCGTCCGTCCGACCCGGCTCAAATCCGTGCCCCTCCAACTTGGGTCAAGGCTGTGGCGACGGTGCTGGGGCGATCCAACCCTCTGGCTGTGCTTCGAGCTGCTGGGCCCTGGG GGCCTGGGTTAGTGCAGCGCTTCCGTCCAGACTTCAAGCAGAAGTTTGCCGATTTCTTTGACGACGATACCATCTCGGAGTACATCTACCACTGCAATGCCCAGACACCCAG TGGCGAGGCCGGGTTCAAGGCCATGTCGGAGGCGTTTGGTTGGGCCCGGCGCCCCATGTTGGAACGCATCCACCTGGTTCGTCGCGACTTGCCGATCACTCTCATCTACGGTGCCAATTCCTGGATTGATACCAGCACCGGGGAGAAGGTCAAGAGCCTGCGGCCGGGGAGCTACGTCTGCGACATG GCTATTCCGGGTGCCTCCCACC GTTATGCCGACCAACCCCATGCCTTCAACGCTGCTGTGGCAGAGATCTGCGACTCTGTTGACTGA
- the DAD1 gene encoding dolichyl-diphosphooligosaccharide--protein glycosyltransferase subunit DAD1, with translation MSGAASSSSGAGASSVSSVVRRFLAEYSSGTPSRLKVLDAYLLYVMLTGALQFGYCLGVGTFPFNSFLSGFISAVGSFILGVCLRIQINPQNKGEFQGISPERAFADFLFASTILHLVVINFVG, from the exons ATGTCAGGCGCAGCTTCAAGCTCGTCCGGGGCCGGGGCGAGCTCGGTGAGCTCGGTAGTGCGGCGTTTCCTAGCGGAGTACAGCAGCGGAACGCCGAGCCGCCTGAAAGTGCTGGACGCCTACCTGCTCTACGTCATGCTCACGGGAGCGCTGCAGTTCGGCTACTGCCTCGGCGTCGGCACCTTTCCTTTCAACTCCTTCCTGTCGGGGTTCATCTCCGCCGTGGGGAGCTTCATCCTGGGCG tTTGTTTGAGGATCCAGATCAACCCACAGAACAAAGGAGAATTTCAGGGGATCTCACCAGAGCGAGCCTTTGCTGACTTTCTCTTTGCCAGTACTATCCTGCATCTTGTAGTCATCAACTTTGTGGGCTGA